The Gemmatimonadota bacterium genomic sequence CCGTGCCCATGGCGGTGCCGCCCACTTCAGCGACCAGTGGGGTCATCCACAAGACGCCATCGCGGAGCGAGCGTGCATCGCCGACGGAACTCACGTGGACGTCAAAACGACCGCCGGGGCGCAGCCACGGGGAAACTTCCGCGGTAACGAGGACCGCGGCGACATTGCGCGTGCGGAGTAGCTCCGGAGGCACGATAATGTCAAAACGCCGCAGCAAGTTGGCCACCGACTGCACGGTGTGCTGGGCGTTGCGCCCGGTGTAGGCGATGTCCCCCGTCCCGGCGAGTCCGGTGACGAGGCCGTACCCAACCAGCCGCAGCGGGACGCCCTGATCGTCGACCACCAGGTCGCGCACCGGCACACGCTGGGCGGCGGCTGCCCCGGGGCCGAAGAGAAGCCCCGCGACGAGGAGGGTCCGCACCACGGTCAGGAGCGTCTTCATGGCCAGAACAGCCCGAGGAGCTTGCTGATGATCCCGTTTTTCGGCTTGCCCAGTCCCTTCGGCGCGGCGTAGCTGATCTGCGCGTCGGCAATGGCCTCGGAGCGGATGATGTCGCGAGCCCCGACGTCGATCGGGCGCACGAACCCGGCGATCGTGAGGGTGGTCTTGTTCTTGTCGACGTCGATGGTCTTGGTACCGCGCACCTGCAGCAGTCCTTCAGGGGTCACGGCGATGATCCGGACGGCAAGTTCACCGACGTAGCGGGTGTCGCGGGTCGCGTTGCCGCGCTGGCGCGAGTCGCCGCCATCGCCGGTCTCGATCGAGGCGTCGATGGCTCCGAGCGGGGCGGCCGCGCCCGGCATGGCCGGCGGGGTGAGGCCGACATCCATGCGGCGCCGGCGTGAGGCCGTGTTGGCCGTCGATTTGTTGGCCTCGGCCAGCGCGTATTCGTCGACCCACACTTGCAGGATGTCGCCGACGCCAAACGCCCGACGATCGGAGGTCCAGTTCGTGAGGCGCGCCACGGGGGCCTTGGCCGAATCGGGGCGAGCGGCACCCTGCTGTGCGCCCATGGCACGCGCCGCGCTGGCCATCAGCAGCAGGACGCCGCCGAGGATGGCGAGGGGGCCCCAGGCGCGCCGCCGACGCGCGGCCGGCGGGACGGCGGGAATCACGGTCACACGGCGTGGCGTCGTGACGACATCGCAATGGTGAATCATGGGGTCCTCAGGGAGTCAATGAGCAGGACGTGGCCCGGTCCCTGGACCCGACCCTGCACGGTACGTTTAGGGCCGAGGCGCACCGCCACGGCATCGTCCATCTCGGCATCGCGGGTCGCGACGCCGCGCGTCATCACCTCGACCTCTCCCACGCGAATCGCCACGTCGACCGTGCTGCCCCTTGGAACCAGCGGTCGCCGGGCGATGGCCGGCGGTCGAAGGACTTCCCCAGCGCGGATCGTGCGCCGTGTGACCCATCCCGAGAGTGTTCCGGGGAGGTCGGCGTGCAGGCCCCGGACCGCGACGCGCGCGACCCTCAGGTCGCTCTCGCTGAGCACCGTTCCACGTGGGAGGTGGCGCGTCGCGACCGGGGCAAGAAAAGTCTGGCAGTCCGCGCAGGACGTGGTGGCCGCCCGGTCCTGCGCCGGGACGTCGGCGACCGCGCCGAGGAGGAGGCCCAGGACGGCCGCCACCCGCAACACGCCGGGTGCGGCGATCGCCCCGGGGATGACCGGGACGCCGCGTGTGGCACGTTGGCGGAGGCGCATTACCGCACCATGTTGTTAGCCACCTGCATCATCTCCTCGGCGTTCTTGATGGCCTTGGAGTTGATCTCGTACGCGCGCATGGACGTGATCATGTCGACCATCTCCTGCACGA encodes the following:
- a CDS encoding flagellar basal body L-ring protein FlgH, translating into MIHHCDVVTTPRRVTVIPAVPPAARRRRAWGPLAILGGVLLLMASAARAMGAQQGAARPDSAKAPVARLTNWTSDRRAFGVGDILQVWVDEYALAEANKSTANTASRRRRMDVGLTPPAMPGAAAPLGAIDASIETGDGGDSRQRGNATRDTRYVGELAVRIIAVTPEGLLQVRGTKTIDVDKNKTTLTIAGFVRPIDVGARDIIRSEAIADAQISYAAPKGLGKPKNGIISKLLGLFWP
- the flgA gene encoding flagellar basal body P-ring formation protein FlgA; this encodes MRLRQRATRGVPVIPGAIAAPGVLRVAAVLGLLLGAVADVPAQDRAATTSCADCQTFLAPVATRHLPRGTVLSESDLRVARVAVRGLHADLPGTLSGWVTRRTIRAGEVLRPPAIARRPLVPRGSTVDVAIRVGEVEVMTRGVATRDAEMDDAVAVRLGPKRTVQGRVQGPGHVLLIDSLRTP